One stretch of Labrenzia sp. CE80 DNA includes these proteins:
- the xdhA gene encoding xanthine dehydrogenase small subunit has translation MRDTIRFLKDGEIVELAKVRPTETVLDYLRLRARQTGTKEGCGEGDCGACTVAVGRLVAGKLTYQPVNSCIQLLAMIDGAELVTVEDLTSDGRLHPVQKAMAELNGSQCGFCTPGFVMSLFTLYHAEGQARSRKVVTEWIAGNLCRCTGYRPIVDAALESCFDSADDAFAWRANETREKLRELADSRDIYIGHGEGFVASPATLDGLAALYAQNPDATIVAGATDVGLWITKHLKDLPKVIWLGRIEGLDRVEETPSGVLMGATATYQTAEAAMSRISPDLGELWRRIGSKQVRASGTVGGNIANGSPIGDTPPALIVLGTTLEIQSKDDSRTLPLEEYFLDYGKQDRKMGEFVTGLFVPRPAPNQIFRCYKISKRFDQDISSVMGAFLFTVMDQKITEARIAFGGMAATPKRAPGAETSLIGASLEDPSTWAAAMKALMSDYTPMSDMRAGAEYRMETARALLAKALMEASGTAAAQLRLRVPAMEAAE, from the coding sequence ATGCGTGACACCATACGTTTCCTGAAGGATGGCGAGATCGTTGAACTTGCCAAGGTGCGCCCAACGGAAACGGTGCTCGACTATCTGCGGCTGAGAGCGAGACAGACCGGAACCAAAGAAGGCTGCGGCGAAGGCGACTGCGGTGCTTGCACTGTAGCGGTGGGCCGGCTGGTTGCGGGCAAATTGACCTATCAACCGGTCAACAGCTGCATTCAGCTCCTCGCCATGATTGACGGCGCTGAACTCGTCACCGTCGAAGACCTAACTTCTGACGGCCGACTGCACCCTGTTCAAAAGGCGATGGCGGAACTGAATGGCTCACAATGCGGTTTCTGCACGCCCGGCTTTGTCATGAGCCTTTTCACTCTCTATCATGCCGAGGGTCAGGCGCGCAGCCGCAAGGTCGTGACGGAATGGATCGCAGGGAACCTGTGCCGATGCACAGGATATCGGCCGATCGTTGATGCGGCTCTTGAGAGCTGTTTCGACAGCGCGGATGACGCCTTTGCCTGGCGCGCCAATGAAACCCGCGAGAAATTGCGCGAACTGGCCGACAGCCGCGATATTTATATTGGCCATGGTGAAGGCTTTGTAGCGTCTCCCGCAACGCTTGATGGACTGGCCGCACTTTACGCTCAGAATCCCGACGCAACGATCGTCGCAGGGGCGACCGATGTCGGGCTGTGGATCACGAAGCATCTCAAGGACCTGCCGAAGGTCATCTGGCTTGGACGAATCGAGGGGCTGGACCGGGTTGAGGAAACACCGTCCGGGGTTCTGATGGGCGCCACAGCGACCTACCAGACAGCCGAGGCGGCGATGTCGCGGATCTCACCGGACCTTGGCGAGCTCTGGAGGCGCATCGGTTCCAAACAGGTGCGCGCGTCCGGCACGGTCGGAGGCAACATCGCCAACGGTTCGCCGATCGGAGATACGCCGCCGGCGCTGATCGTGCTTGGTACGACACTGGAGATTCAGTCAAAAGACGACTCCCGCACTTTGCCGCTCGAAGAGTATTTTCTCGACTACGGCAAGCAAGATCGGAAAATGGGTGAGTTTGTAACCGGCCTCTTTGTTCCGCGGCCGGCACCCAACCAGATCTTCCGCTGTTACAAGATTTCCAAGCGCTTTGATCAGGACATTTCATCGGTGATGGGCGCCTTTCTCTTCACGGTCATGGACCAGAAGATCACCGAAGCTCGGATCGCCTTCGGCGGAATGGCGGCAACTCCAAAGCGCGCTCCTGGCGCCGAAACCTCCCTTATCGGAGCGTCCCTCGAGGATCCCTCCACATGGGCTGCGGCCATGAAGGCCTTGATGAGTGACTACACACCCATGAGCGATATGAGGGCAGGGGCGGAGTACCGGATGGAAACCGCGAGAGCGCTCCTCGCAAAGGCCCTCATGGAAGCAAGCGGTACAGCAGCTGCCCAACTGCGGCTACGTGTCCCGGCCATGGAGGCGGCCGAATGA
- the uraH gene encoding hydroxyisourate hydrolase produces the protein MGRLTTHVLDTALGRPAGGLKIELWAMDGAPEMVSTHTTNADGRVDGPILEGPAFKCGTYELRFHAGDYLKSCGTNLPDPLFLDIIPIRFGIAEPDGHYHVPLLLSPFGFSTYRGS, from the coding sequence ATGGGGCGTTTGACGACGCATGTTCTGGACACAGCCCTCGGCCGTCCAGCGGGCGGTCTGAAGATCGAGCTGTGGGCCATGGATGGCGCACCTGAGATGGTGTCAACCCATACCACAAACGCCGATGGCCGCGTTGATGGCCCCATTCTCGAGGGTCCGGCCTTCAAGTGCGGAACCTATGAGCTGCGCTTTCACGCCGGCGATTACCTCAAGTCCTGCGGAACAAACCTGCCCGACCCCTTGTTTTTGGACATCATCCCGATACGCTTTGGCATTGCCGAGCCCGATGGCCATTATCATGTGCCTTTGCTGCTTTCGCCCTTCGGGTTCTCGACATATCGCGGGAGCTGA